A single window of Bacillus sp. SM2101 DNA harbors:
- a CDS encoding sigma-70 family RNA polymerase sigma factor produces MKSSSTNFITRLKKQKEDALEYIIGAYMPLVKTIATKILYMRPDVEECINDVFLTVWQNAYQFQGDAHDFKKWIGIITKYKAIDRYRQAEKRIAHEQVDAPIEQKASALQTDVSVLKREERNAMLLAISQLKEIDRDIFIMKYYLELSNSEIADNLGLSKAAVDNRLYRGKKILATDTKLKELLV; encoded by the coding sequence ATGAAAAGTTCATCTACAAACTTTATCACTAGATTAAAAAAACAAAAAGAAGATGCACTCGAGTATATCATTGGTGCTTATATGCCACTAGTGAAAACGATTGCCACAAAAATTTTATACATGAGACCAGATGTTGAAGAATGTATCAATGATGTTTTTCTAACTGTATGGCAAAATGCTTATCAGTTTCAGGGTGATGCACACGACTTTAAAAAATGGATTGGCATAATTACTAAGTACAAAGCAATCGATCGATATCGTCAGGCTGAAAAACGAATTGCTCATGAACAAGTGGATGCCCCTATCGAACAGAAAGCAAGTGCTTTACAAACAGACGTATCAGTCTTGAAACGAGAAGAAAGAAACGCAATGTTATTAGCGATTAGTCAATTAAAAGAAATTGACCGTGATATTTTTATAATGAAATATTATTTGGAGCTCTCAAATAGTGAAATTGCTGATAATCTAGGTCTATCTAAAGCTGCAGTCGATAATCGGTTGTATCGAGGTAAGAAAATATTAGCCACAGATACCAAGTTAAAGGAGCTATTAGTATGA